In Thiovibrio frasassiensis, one DNA window encodes the following:
- the rffA gene encoding dTDP-4-amino-4,6-dideoxygalactose transaminase, which translates to MIPFNKPPHTGNEEQYVLEAMKSPQLSGDGPFTKRCQRWFEEQLGCRKTLLTPSCTHALEMAAILIGIEPGDEVIMPSYTFVSTANAFALRGARIVFVDIRPDTMNIDETRIEAAITPQTKAIVPVHYAGVGCEMDVIMTLAEKYGLFVIEDAAQGMMSRYKGRPLGTIGHLGTYSFHETKNYTSGGEGGLLIINDGRFAERAEIIREKGTNRSQFFRGMVDKYSWVDIGSSYLPCELQAAYLWGQLEMAEKINSDRLTSWLAYRDKLSPFAEAGVIELPVVAETCQHNAHMFYIKVKDLEERTALLELYRKAVIWAVFHYVPLHSAVAGLKYGRFSGRDIYTTSQSERLIRLPLYYGITGAEIDTVCGKIKEWSEKN; encoded by the coding sequence ATGATCCCCTTCAACAAGCCCCCGCACACCGGCAACGAAGAGCAGTACGTCCTTGAGGCGATGAAGAGTCCGCAGCTCTCCGGCGACGGCCCGTTCACCAAGCGGTGCCAGCGCTGGTTCGAAGAGCAGCTCGGCTGCCGGAAGACCCTGCTCACCCCGTCCTGCACCCATGCCCTGGAGATGGCCGCGATCCTCATCGGCATCGAGCCTGGCGATGAGGTGATCATGCCGAGTTACACCTTTGTCAGCACCGCCAACGCCTTTGCCCTGCGCGGGGCGCGCATCGTTTTTGTCGATATCCGTCCCGACACCATGAACATCGACGAAACCCGGATTGAGGCGGCGATCACCCCGCAGACCAAGGCCATCGTCCCGGTGCATTATGCCGGGGTGGGCTGCGAGATGGACGTGATCATGACCCTGGCCGAGAAGTACGGCTTGTTTGTCATCGAGGATGCGGCCCAGGGGATGATGAGCCGCTACAAGGGCAGGCCCCTTGGCACCATCGGCCATCTCGGCACCTACAGCTTCCATGAAACCAAGAACTACACCAGCGGCGGCGAGGGCGGCTTGCTGATCATCAACGACGGCCGTTTTGCCGAGCGGGCCGAGATCATTCGGGAAAAAGGGACCAATCGTAGCCAGTTTTTTCGCGGCATGGTGGACAAGTACAGCTGGGTGGATATCGGCAGCAGCTACCTGCCTTGCGAGCTTCAGGCCGCCTATCTCTGGGGACAGCTGGAGATGGCGGAGAAGATCAACAGCGACCGGCTCACCAGTTGGCTGGCCTACCGGGACAAATTGAGCCCCTTTGCCGAGGCCGGGGTCATCGAACTGCCGGTGGTCGCGGAAACCTGCCAGCACAATGCCCATATGTTCTATATCAAGGTCAAGGACCTAGAAGAGCGCACCGCGCTGCTGGAGCTTTATCGAAAAGCGGTCATCTGGGCGGTGTTCCACTATGTGCCCTTGCACAGCGCGGTGGCCGGCCTGAAATACGGGCGTTTTTCCGGCAGGGATATTTACACCACCAGTCAAAGCGAGCGACTCATTCGGCTGCCCCTCTATTATGGCATTACCGGGGCAGAGATCGATACGGTCTGTGGGAAAATCAAGGAATGGAGCGAGAAAAACTGA
- a CDS encoding WbqC family protein, with amino-acid sequence MKKVAILQSNYIPWKGYFDLIRSVDEFVLYDDMQYTKNDWRNRNKIKTREGVAWLTIPVRQETLAQTIRETKISNPLWHKQHWKTLAQNYAKAAHFKEYKDVFAELYLGGTEVYLSEINRKFITAINALLGITTTIRCSSEFTLAPGKSERLLALCQSLGATSYLSGPAASDYLDVAIFTEAGIAVEWMDYSGYPEYPQLFPPFEHGVSIVDLLFNQGKNAINFMKRVER; translated from the coding sequence ATGAAGAAGGTCGCCATTCTCCAGTCCAATTATATCCCCTGGAAGGGGTATTTCGACCTGATCCGCAGCGTTGACGAGTTCGTGCTTTACGATGACATGCAGTACACCAAGAACGACTGGCGCAACCGCAACAAGATCAAGACCCGGGAGGGCGTGGCCTGGCTTACCATCCCCGTCCGGCAGGAAACCCTGGCCCAGACGATCCGGGAGACCAAGATCAGTAACCCCCTCTGGCACAAGCAGCACTGGAAGACGCTTGCCCAGAATTACGCCAAGGCTGCGCATTTCAAGGAGTACAAGGATGTCTTTGCGGAACTGTACCTGGGCGGTACCGAGGTGTATCTCAGCGAGATAAATCGAAAATTTATCACCGCCATCAACGCGCTCCTTGGGATCACCACCACCATCCGCTGTTCCAGCGAATTCACCCTGGCTCCGGGCAAGAGCGAGCGGCTGCTGGCCTTATGCCAGAGCCTGGGCGCGACCAGCTACCTGAGCGGGCCTGCGGCTTCTGATTATCTGGATGTCGCGATTTTTACGGAGGCGGGAATAGCGGTGGAATGGATGGACTACAGCGGCTATCCCGAATACCCCCAGCTCTTTCCCCCCTTTGAGCATGGGGTGAGCATTGTGGATCTGCTGTTTAACCAGGGCAAGAACGCCATCAATTTCATGAAGCGAGTAGAGCGATGA
- a CDS encoding glycosyltransferase family 2 protein: MSSPVKISVVSPVYGCRECLGALCARVAATLAPITDDFEIILVNDACPQGSWEQIQTLARQDSRIKGINLSRNFGQHYAITAGLDHVQGDWVVVMDCDLQDKPEEIAKLYAKAMEGYDIVFGQRVERQDNFFKKLASRMFYRVLEYFTDTEHDNTIANFGIFSRQVIATVNRYREQNRSFPLFVKIAGFRRTQIPVEHDDRLYGKSSYNFTKLINLAIDSIVAHSNKPLRLFIQLGFFISLGSMLYALWLFLRFFLYGDVTEGWTSLMVSMFFMFGLLFGILGILGLYIGKIFDEAKGRPLYIIQEAVNIEPNP, translated from the coding sequence GTGTCCAGTCCTGTAAAGATCAGCGTGGTGTCTCCGGTGTACGGATGCAGGGAGTGTCTGGGAGCGCTCTGCGCAAGGGTTGCTGCTACCCTTGCTCCCATCACCGATGATTTTGAAATCATCTTGGTCAATGACGCCTGCCCCCAAGGGTCTTGGGAGCAGATCCAGACGTTGGCTCGGCAGGATTCGCGGATCAAGGGGATCAACCTCTCCCGCAATTTCGGCCAGCATTACGCCATTACCGCCGGACTCGATCATGTCCAGGGCGACTGGGTGGTGGTGATGGATTGCGACCTGCAGGACAAGCCCGAGGAGATCGCTAAGCTCTATGCCAAGGCCATGGAAGGGTACGACATCGTTTTCGGCCAACGGGTGGAGCGGCAGGATAATTTTTTCAAGAAGCTCGCCTCCCGGATGTTTTACCGGGTGCTGGAGTATTTTACCGACACGGAACACGACAATACCATCGCCAATTTCGGTATCTTTTCCCGCCAGGTGATCGCCACCGTCAACCGCTACCGGGAGCAGAACCGCTCCTTCCCGCTCTTTGTGAAGATTGCCGGTTTCAGGCGAACGCAGATTCCGGTGGAGCACGATGATCGCTTGTACGGCAAATCGTCCTACAATTTTACAAAGTTGATCAATCTCGCCATCGACTCCATCGTGGCCCACTCCAATAAGCCGTTGCGGCTCTTCATTCAGTTGGGCTTCTTTATTTCCCTGGGCAGCATGCTCTATGCTCTCTGGCTTTTCCTGAGATTTTTTCTCTACGGCGACGTCACCGAGGGCTGGACCAGCCTGATGGTTTCGATGTTTTTCATGTTCGGCTTGTTGTTCGGTATCCTGGGGATTTTGGGACTCTATATCGGCAAGATCTTTGACGAGGCCAAGGGGCGGCCGCTTTACATTATCCAGGAAGCCGTCAATATCGAGCCAAACCCATGA
- a CDS encoding ABC-F family ATP-binding cassette domain-containing protein, translated as MISAVNIALSYGKRIIFKDVNIKFTPGNCYGLIGANGSGKSTFLKILAGEKEADKGEIVVGPKERIAMLRQDHFAFDEETVFDTVVMGHKQLYALMHEREALYAKAELSEADGIRAGDIEAEFAEMNGYEVESEAAVLLKGLGIPEEFREKKMKELEGGDKVRVLLAQALFGNPDILLLDEPTNHLDLKSITWLEDFLFRFQNTVIIVSHDRHFLNQSCTHIADIDFGEIRVYVGNYDFWYQASQLFFKQKQDDNKKTAAKAKELTDFIQRFSSNASKAKQATSRKKLLDKLTIEDMPASSRKYPFVVFKPERPCGDIILEVTGLGKEIDGVTVLNDFDLTVHKEDKIAFIGLNSVAKTTLFEILTEAMTPDRGTFRWGITMSTAYFPKENSSFFEKDITLVDWLSQYTPPSEGESFARGFLGKMLFSGEEALKKTSVLSGGERVRCMLSRMMLTGANALILDEPTNHLDLESITALNNGLIAFPEVILFASHDHQMVASTANRIIEILPGGIIDKRMPFDDYLEDAEVMALRESLCNGEVALSL; from the coding sequence ATGATCAGCGCAGTCAATATCGCCCTCTCCTACGGGAAGCGGATTATCTTCAAGGACGTCAACATCAAGTTCACCCCCGGCAACTGTTACGGCCTCATCGGCGCCAACGGCTCCGGCAAATCCACCTTCCTCAAGATTCTCGCCGGGGAAAAAGAGGCGGACAAGGGCGAGATCGTGGTCGGCCCCAAGGAGCGGATCGCCATGCTGCGCCAGGATCATTTCGCCTTTGACGAAGAAACCGTGTTCGATACGGTGGTCATGGGGCATAAGCAGCTCTATGCCCTGATGCACGAACGGGAGGCGCTCTACGCCAAGGCCGAACTCAGCGAGGCGGACGGCATCCGGGCCGGAGACATTGAGGCGGAGTTTGCCGAGATGAACGGCTACGAGGTGGAATCCGAGGCGGCCGTTCTCTTAAAGGGCCTCGGCATCCCCGAGGAGTTCCGCGAAAAAAAGATGAAAGAGCTGGAAGGCGGCGACAAGGTGCGGGTCCTCCTCGCCCAGGCGTTATTCGGCAACCCGGACATCCTGCTGCTGGACGAGCCCACCAACCATCTGGATCTCAAATCCATCACCTGGCTGGAGGATTTCCTCTTCCGCTTCCAGAACACGGTGATCATCGTCTCCCATGACCGACATTTCCTCAACCAGTCGTGTACCCATATCGCGGACATCGACTTTGGCGAGATCCGGGTTTACGTGGGCAACTACGATTTCTGGTACCAGGCCAGCCAGCTCTTCTTCAAACAGAAGCAAGACGACAACAAGAAGACCGCAGCCAAGGCCAAGGAGCTCACCGACTTCATCCAGCGCTTTTCCTCCAACGCCTCCAAGGCCAAGCAGGCCACCTCGCGCAAGAAGCTGCTGGACAAGCTCACCATCGAGGACATGCCCGCCTCGTCGCGCAAATACCCCTTCGTGGTTTTCAAGCCCGAGCGGCCCTGCGGCGACATCATCCTGGAGGTTACCGGGCTGGGCAAGGAGATCGACGGGGTCACGGTCTTAAACGATTTCGACCTCACGGTGCACAAGGAAGACAAGATCGCCTTCATCGGCCTCAACTCCGTGGCCAAGACCACTCTTTTTGAGATCCTCACCGAGGCGATGACCCCGGATCGCGGCACCTTCCGCTGGGGGATCACCATGTCCACCGCCTACTTCCCCAAGGAAAACAGCTCCTTTTTCGAAAAGGATATAACCCTGGTGGATTGGCTGAGCCAGTACACCCCGCCCAGCGAGGGGGAAAGCTTTGCCCGGGGCTTCCTGGGCAAGATGCTCTTCTCCGGGGAAGAGGCGTTAAAAAAGACCTCCGTCCTCTCGGGCGGCGAGCGGGTGCGCTGCATGCTTTCGAGAATGATGCTCACCGGGGCCAACGCCCTGATCCTGGACGAGCCCACCAACCATCTGGACCTGGAATCGATCACCGCCTTAAACAACGGCCTCATCGCCTTCCCGGAGGTGATCCTTTTTGCTTCCCACGACCATCAGATGGTCGCCTCCACCGCCAACCGGATCATCGAGATCCTGCCCGGCGGGATTATTGACAAGCGGATGCCGTTTGATGATTATCTGGAGGATGCGGAGGTGATGGCGCTGCGGGAATCGCTGTGTAATGGAGAGGTGGCGTTGAGTCTCTAG
- a CDS encoding bifunctional 4-hydroxy-2-oxoglutarate aldolase/2-dehydro-3-deoxy-phosphogluconate aldolase — translation MTRKWKMQPGEVFAQGPVVPVMVIKDLAHAVPLARALVAGGIRVLEITLRTPVAVAAIREIARQVPEAVVGAGTVTNAEDLVAVSEAGAVFAISPGLTPELLDAANRGSIALIPGIATVSELMVGLQWRYDHFKFFPAEAAGGIPMLKAIAGPFPKVTFCPTGGISVENYRDYLALGNVACVGGSWVAPAEAVARGDWELISQLARDAVLDAGK, via the coding sequence CTGACAAGGAAATGGAAGATGCAGCCCGGCGAGGTTTTTGCTCAAGGGCCGGTGGTGCCGGTCATGGTGATCAAGGATCTTGCCCATGCCGTGCCCTTGGCCCGTGCCCTGGTGGCGGGCGGGATCAGGGTGCTGGAGATTACCCTGCGCACCCCTGTTGCTGTTGCGGCTATCCGGGAGATTGCTCGGCAAGTGCCCGAGGCGGTGGTGGGGGCCGGGACGGTGACCAACGCGGAGGATCTTGTGGCGGTGAGCGAGGCCGGCGCAGTTTTTGCCATCAGCCCGGGGCTTACTCCGGAGCTGCTGGATGCGGCCAATCGAGGGTCTATTGCCCTGATTCCCGGCATTGCCACGGTTTCCGAACTGATGGTCGGGTTGCAATGGCGTTATGATCATTTTAAGTTTTTCCCCGCCGAAGCGGCGGGCGGCATCCCCATGCTCAAGGCCATTGCCGGGCCGTTTCCCAAGGTGACTTTTTGCCCGACCGGCGGGATCAGTGTGGAAAATTACCGCGACTATCTGGCATTAGGGAATGTGGCCTGTGTGGGTGGTTCCTGGGTGGCGCCGGCCGAGGCGGTGGCGCGGGGGGATTGGGAGCTTATTAGTCAACTTGCCCGCGATGCGGTTCTAGACGCAGGGAAATAG
- a CDS encoding addiction module antidote protein — MREMTHYEKDLSEWLKDPDNAAEYLTASIEEGDKDTMLLALRRIAQAQGGMALVAEKAQVPRESLYRALSLRGNPALSNLLAILHGMGLKMTIQPEKRVAAA; from the coding sequence ATGAGAGAAATGACGCATTACGAAAAAGACTTGAGTGAATGGCTGAAAGACCCTGACAATGCCGCCGAATACCTTACGGCCTCCATTGAAGAGGGGGATAAAGACACCATGCTGCTGGCCTTGCGCCGGATAGCCCAAGCCCAGGGAGGGATGGCCTTGGTCGCGGAAAAAGCCCAGGTGCCGCGGGAAAGCCTCTACCGGGCGCTTTCGCTCCGGGGCAATCCTGCTCTGTCGAATCTTCTGGCCATCCTGCACGGCATGGGGCTGAAAATGACCATCCAGCCGGAAAAAAGGGTTGCCGCAGCGTAA
- a CDS encoding type II toxin-antitoxin system RelE/ParE family toxin codes for MPETTYCLEYYADEKGKEPFRDWLYGLRDRAAFARITVRLDRVELGNFGFCKSVGNGVFELKIDHGPGYRVYYAISGKTVVLLLLGGDKSTQTKDIETAKSYWASHRERIS; via the coding sequence ATGCCGGAAACGACATACTGTCTTGAGTACTATGCCGACGAGAAGGGGAAAGAACCTTTCCGGGACTGGCTTTACGGGCTTCGTGATCGTGCAGCCTTTGCCCGGATTACCGTTCGTCTTGACCGGGTGGAACTCGGGAATTTTGGCTTCTGCAAAAGCGTCGGCAATGGCGTGTTCGAGTTGAAGATCGATCATGGTCCTGGGTATCGCGTTTACTATGCCATCAGCGGTAAGACCGTTGTCCTGCTGCTCCTTGGTGGTGACAAGTCAACCCAGACCAAGGATATCGAGACGGCAAAATCATACTGGGCCAGTCACCGGGAGAGAATATCATGA
- the edd gene encoding phosphogluconate dehydratase, which produces MNSTVEKVTQRIIERSCPHRESYLRNMEAAQVTGPFRHRLASSNLAHDLAVCRGGECQALRGGQAPNIAIITSYNDMLSAHHTYEHYPAQIKKAVATAGGTAQVAAGVPAMCDGVTQGEPGMDLSLISRDVIAMSTVIGLSHNVFDGALLLGICDKIMPGLLMGALQFGYLPMILVPGGPMRTGLSNREKARAREQFAQGKISKEEMLAVECASYHGGGTCTFYGTANSNQLIAEIMGLHLPGASFVNPDDPLREALTNAASARVCELTHLGENYTPLCRVVSEQSVVNGIVGLLATGGSTNQTMHLVAIARAAGIRINWDDFSELSEAVPMLVRIYPNGPGDINSFQAAGGMAVLISELLGGGFLHNEVMTVAGEGLERYTQRPTLVAGKAQWSERPKSSRVPEVIASLAQPFSPTGGLKVLDGNLGRAVIKVSALADGDATCIEAPAMVFHTQTALAEAFHAGKLDRDLVAVIRFQGPQATGMPELHKLITPLSVIMDRGFRVAMVTDGRLSGASGKVPAAIHVTPEALCGGMLAKVRDGDLIRIDVGAGSLELLVDEAELAKREYAEAELDEQRYGVGRQIFAALRSDMLGAEEGASSLFTYVREKCKVNFGVDE; this is translated from the coding sequence ATGAACAGTACGGTCGAAAAAGTAACCCAGCGGATTATCGAACGCAGTTGTCCTCATCGGGAAAGCTATCTGCGCAACATGGAGGCGGCCCAGGTGACCGGGCCCTTCCGGCACCGGCTGGCCAGCAGCAATCTCGCCCATGATCTGGCGGTCTGCCGGGGCGGGGAATGCCAGGCCCTGCGCGGTGGACAGGCGCCCAATATCGCGATCATCACTTCCTACAACGACATGCTCTCGGCCCATCACACCTACGAGCACTATCCGGCCCAGATCAAGAAGGCGGTGGCAACGGCGGGCGGCACGGCCCAGGTGGCGGCCGGGGTGCCCGCCATGTGCGATGGGGTCACGCAGGGCGAGCCGGGCATGGATCTCAGCCTGATCAGCCGGGACGTCATCGCCATGTCCACGGTGATCGGGTTGTCCCACAACGTCTTCGATGGGGCTCTGCTCCTGGGGATCTGCGACAAGATCATGCCCGGTCTCTTGATGGGGGCGCTGCAGTTCGGTTATCTCCCCATGATCCTGGTGCCGGGCGGACCCATGCGCACCGGGCTCTCCAACCGGGAAAAGGCCCGGGCCCGGGAGCAGTTCGCCCAGGGCAAGATCAGCAAGGAAGAGATGCTGGCGGTGGAGTGCGCCTCCTACCACGGGGGTGGGACCTGCACCTTCTACGGCACGGCCAACAGCAACCAGTTGATCGCCGAGATTATGGGCTTGCACCTGCCCGGCGCCTCCTTTGTCAATCCGGACGATCCCCTGCGCGAAGCCTTGACCAATGCGGCCTCGGCCAGGGTCTGCGAGCTGACCCATCTGGGCGAAAACTATACTCCCCTGTGCCGGGTGGTCAGCGAACAATCGGTGGTCAACGGCATCGTCGGCTTGCTGGCCACCGGCGGCTCCACCAATCAGACCATGCATCTGGTGGCCATTGCCCGAGCCGCAGGCATCCGCATCAACTGGGATGATTTTTCCGAGCTCTCCGAAGCGGTTCCTATGCTGGTGCGGATCTACCCCAACGGTCCCGGCGATATCAACAGCTTTCAGGCTGCGGGCGGTATGGCGGTGCTGATTTCCGAGCTGCTGGGCGGCGGTTTTCTCCACAACGAGGTAATGACCGTGGCCGGGGAAGGGTTGGAGCGGTACACCCAGCGTCCTACTCTGGTGGCGGGTAAGGCCCAATGGTCCGAGAGGCCGAAGTCCTCTCGGGTGCCCGAGGTCATTGCCTCGCTGGCCCAACCGTTTTCCCCCACCGGCGGACTCAAGGTGCTGGACGGCAACCTCGGCAGGGCGGTGATCAAGGTCTCCGCCTTGGCAGATGGCGACGCAACCTGCATCGAGGCCCCGGCCATGGTCTTCCACACCCAGACGGCACTGGCCGAGGCCTTTCACGCAGGCAAGCTGGACCGGGATTTGGTGGCGGTCATCCGCTTTCAGGGTCCGCAGGCTACCGGCATGCCCGAGCTGCACAAGCTGATCACCCCGCTCTCCGTCATTATGGACCGGGGCTTCCGGGTGGCCATGGTCACCGACGGCAGACTTTCCGGCGCATCCGGCAAGGTGCCGGCCGCCATCCACGTGACGCCGGAGGCCTTGTGCGGTGGGATGTTGGCCAAGGTGCGGGACGGGGATTTGATCCGCATCGATGTGGGGGCAGGAAGCCTGGAATTGCTGGTGGATGAGGCGGAGCTAGCCAAGCGGGAGTATGCCGAGGCCGAGCTTGACGAGCAGCGGTACGGGGTGGGGAGACAGATCTTTGCCGCCCTGCGCAGTGATATGCTGGGGGCTGAGGAAGGGGCGAGCTCGTTGTTCACCTATGTGCGGGAGAAGTGTAAGGTGAATTTTGGGGTGGATGAGTAG
- the pgl gene encoding 6-phosphogluconolactonase encodes MPEFKEFKDSSALVAALADRVAELLRVGIRARDRASLVVSGGSTPLPFFAALSEKHLDWEEVVVTLADERWVEPSDAASNEQLVRRYLLQNRAALARFVGLKTEALTAAEGENDCAERLAGVPRPFDALVLGMGNDGHTASLFPQAARLKKALALDSGQLCMAITPPAAPHERMTLTLPTLLQSREIILHIVGSDKRIVYEKALAEGPVGEMPIRAILRQTFSPVTVFWSP; translated from the coding sequence ATGCCTGAATTTAAAGAGTTTAAGGATTCTTCCGCCCTGGTGGCGGCGCTGGCGGATCGGGTTGCCGAGCTGCTGCGGGTTGGGATCAGGGCGCGGGACAGGGCGAGCCTGGTGGTGTCCGGCGGTTCCACCCCGCTACCGTTTTTCGCGGCCCTTTCGGAAAAGCACCTTGATTGGGAAGAGGTGGTGGTCACCCTGGCGGACGAGCGTTGGGTGGAGCCAAGCGATGCGGCCAGCAACGAGCAGCTGGTGCGGCGGTATCTCCTGCAAAACCGGGCGGCCTTGGCCCGTTTCGTGGGGCTTAAAACCGAGGCGCTTACCGCAGCCGAAGGTGAAAATGACTGTGCGGAAAGGCTGGCCGGGGTGCCGCGCCCTTTTGATGCCCTGGTTCTGGGGATGGGTAACGACGGACATACCGCCTCGCTCTTTCCCCAGGCTGCGCGGTTGAAAAAGGCCCTTGCTCTGGATTCCGGTCAACTCTGTATGGCCATCACCCCTCCCGCAGCACCCCATGAGCGGATGACCCTCACCCTGCCCACCCTGTTGCAGAGCCGGGAGATCATCCTCCATATTGTCGGCTCGGATAAGCGCATAGTGTACGAAAAGGCGCTGGCCGAGGGGCCGGTGGGTGAGATGCCCATCCGGGCCATACTGCGCCAGACGTTTTCGCCGGTTACGGTTTTCTGGTCTCCATAA
- the zwf gene encoding glucose-6-phosphate dehydrogenase, translated as MQPCDFVVFGAHGDLATRKLVPSLYQLDKAGLLEPDLRIVGVARREMALDEYLALARESLTTFMKEPVDAQVWERFAGRLRYVCLDLASHDQYSKLREIIDPVKRVMVNYCAVPPSIYGDICRGLAQAGLVTPQTRVVLEKPLGTDLASSKVINDAVAQFFKEEQVYRIDHYLGKETVLNLVALRFANSIFTTNWDNTTIDHVQITVAEEVGIEGRWGYFDKSGQLRDMVQNHLLQILSLVAMEPPVTLGSESIRNEKLKVLKALRPITKDNIEEKTVRGQYAAGFLKGGPVPGYHEEEAGNPRSFTETFVALRVDIDNWRWAGVPFYLRTGKRMTKKLSEVVIYFKRLPHNIFRESYKNLPSNKLIIRLQPNEGVEIEMLNKVPGIGSGVKLQRTTLDLSFSEAFESAHVADAYERLLLSALEGSQSLFIRRDEVEQAWTWIDSIQDAWRTSNDAPMPYPAGTWGPVASVALMARDGRAWDE; from the coding sequence ATGCAACCATGTGATTTTGTCGTCTTCGGCGCCCATGGCGATCTGGCCACCCGCAAATTGGTGCCTTCGCTCTACCAGCTGGACAAGGCGGGTCTTCTTGAGCCGGACCTGCGGATTGTCGGGGTGGCTCGTCGGGAGATGGCCCTTGACGAGTATCTCGCCCTGGCCAGGGAAAGTCTGACCACCTTTATGAAGGAACCGGTGGACGCGCAGGTCTGGGAGCGGTTTGCCGGGCGGCTGCGGTATGTCTGCCTCGATCTTGCCAGCCATGACCAGTACAGCAAGCTCCGCGAGATTATCGATCCGGTCAAGCGGGTCATGGTCAACTACTGCGCTGTTCCCCCCTCCATCTATGGCGACATTTGCCGGGGCTTGGCCCAGGCCGGCTTGGTCACCCCCCAGACCCGGGTGGTCCTGGAAAAGCCGCTGGGCACCGATTTGGCCTCCTCAAAGGTGATCAACGACGCGGTGGCTCAATTCTTCAAGGAAGAACAGGTCTACCGGATCGATCATTACCTGGGCAAGGAAACAGTGCTCAATCTGGTGGCGCTGCGCTTCGCCAACTCCATCTTTACCACCAACTGGGACAACACCACCATCGACCATGTGCAGATTACCGTGGCCGAGGAGGTGGGGATCGAGGGCCGCTGGGGATATTTCGACAAATCCGGCCAGCTCCGCGACATGGTGCAGAACCATCTCCTGCAGATCCTCTCCCTGGTGGCCATGGAGCCGCCGGTCACCCTGGGCAGCGAGAGCATCCGCAACGAAAAGCTCAAGGTGCTGAAGGCGTTACGCCCCATCACCAAGGACAATATCGAGGAGAAAACCGTTCGGGGCCAGTACGCCGCCGGCTTTCTCAAAGGCGGGCCGGTGCCGGGCTACCATGAGGAGGAGGCGGGCAACCCCCGGAGTTTTACCGAGACCTTTGTCGCCCTGCGGGTGGATATCGACAACTGGCGCTGGGCCGGGGTGCCGTTTTATCTGCGCACCGGCAAACGCATGACCAAGAAGCTCTCCGAGGTGGTCATCTATTTCAAACGGCTGCCCCATAACATCTTCCGGGAAAGCTACAAAAATCTCCCCTCCAACAAGCTGATCATCCGTCTCCAGCCCAACGAGGGGGTGGAGATCGAGATGCTGAACAAGGTTCCGGGCATCGGTTCGGGGGTCAAGCTGCAGCGGACCACCCTCGACCTGAGCTTTTCCGAGGCCTTCGAGTCGGCGCATGTTGCCGATGCCTACGAGCGGTTGCTCCTCTCCGCTCTCGAGGGAAGCCAGTCCCTGTTTATCCGGCGCGACGAGGTGGAGCAGGCCTGGACCTGGATCGATTCCATTCAGGATGCCTGGCGCACCAGCAACGACGCGCCCATGCCCTATCCGGCAGGGACCTGGGGGCCGGTGGCCTCGGTGGCGTTGATGGCACGCGATGGCCGGGCCTGGGACGAATAA
- a CDS encoding 3'-5' exonuclease, giving the protein MHTNDPRPGFAQRMTKEEINTCPIRRWEGAVHVVRTAAEVSQAVRALAEESLLGFDTETRPAYSKGECYLPSLLQLAGESAVYLFQLKHLGLPGPLREILADPKMIKAGVSLAYDLQELHKLARFEPAGFVDLGTLAKEAEIKNHGLRGLAAVLLGFRIAKGAQTTNWARDVLAPAQIQYAATDAWVGRELYLRLRQEGGNSSR; this is encoded by the coding sequence ATGCACACCAACGACCCACGCCCCGGCTTTGCCCAGCGGATGACCAAGGAAGAAATCAACACCTGCCCCATACGAAGATGGGAGGGTGCGGTCCATGTGGTCCGCACCGCCGCGGAGGTAAGCCAGGCTGTCCGCGCCCTGGCGGAGGAAAGCCTCCTCGGCTTTGACACGGAAACCCGGCCCGCCTATAGCAAGGGGGAATGCTACCTCCCCTCGCTCCTGCAGCTGGCGGGGGAAAGCGCGGTCTACCTCTTTCAGCTGAAACATCTCGGCTTGCCCGGTCCCCTGCGCGAAATCCTGGCCGATCCCAAGATGATCAAGGCAGGGGTTTCCCTGGCCTATGATCTGCAGGAACTGCACAAGCTGGCCCGCTTCGAGCCCGCCGGCTTTGTCGACCTTGGCACACTCGCCAAGGAGGCCGAGATAAAAAACCACGGTTTGCGGGGATTGGCCGCGGTCTTACTGGGCTTTCGCATCGCCAAGGGCGCCCAGACCACAAACTGGGCCAGGGATGTTCTCGCTCCGGCCCAGATCCAGTACGCCGCCACCGATGCCTGGGTAGGCCGGGAGCTGTATTTGAGATTACGGCAGGAAGGTGGGAATTCCAGCCGGTGA